The following coding sequences are from one Carassius auratus strain Wakin chromosome 15, ASM336829v1, whole genome shotgun sequence window:
- the LOC113115135 gene encoding small G protein signaling modulator 2 isoform X3, whose protein sequence is MGSTTDEEFKEKLLWNVKREVKQIMEEAVTKKFVHEDSSHVIALCSSIEACLSHLLKRRAAGFLRSDKIAALFTKIGKVNTTASEICRKVQEQLQQQAEITRRTQSTGQEPLRRQGSSAGRAPQPLSAQAIKHIWVRTALFEKVLDKILQYIVDNASKYYEKEALMHDSVFGPILAALLVGPCALEYTKLKTSDHFWTDPSANELVQRHRIHGAHRGQEVSPGRRPALGIRKRQSSGSMSEDKFAASAREYVESLHQNSRINLLYGKNNVLVQPKKEMEVLRGYLSLHQTAETLTLKWTPNQLINGTLGDCDLEKSIYWDYALSVPLRQIVCIHCHQRPDCGGTLVLVSQDGIQRPPLHFPPGGHLLAFLSCLETGLLPRGQLEPPLWSQKGKGKVFPKLRKRNSTARLLDQDGDGEEQIAADFVFRIVYPGHRQDSTVTINYHHTTGSRAPSLDDDEEEEDRLHAMISMICSRNLTDPNAMKDHGDMMQEMQAFGGSPLSWQQGECTSHMSSCLSCSTGGSIASVELPESCTCMHDRIPLKTLCQNMKRQIVSRAFYGWLGYCRHLSTVRTHLSALVNHNIVPPDKPSEASGGLSKDVWSKYQKDCKNYKELELLRLVYYGGVEHEIRKEVWPFLLGHYKFGMGKKDMAQIDEKITARYQQVMREWKACEVIVKQREKEMQSAIFAKLSSGSSIDSHVLRLIHRDSTISNEVFMSVDEPDAGGHNTSCEGGSTPTLTTVVTPAMLAPDERPLVEFDSPDSGLPSSRNYSVASGHSQIMSSIDDGQSMEEDTTPTGVLEEQGGRDSLSEDKLCSQLDKLTTTTEGTPPSFSSYTIELLDKVALNLHRIDKDVQRCDRNYYYFTTSNLEKLRNIMCSYVWEHLEIGYVQGMCDLLAPLMVILDDECLAYSCFTQLMKRMSQNFPTGGAMDNHFANMRSLIQILDSELFELMQQNGDYTHFYFCYRWFLLDFKRELLYEDVFAVWEVIWVAPRISSKHVVLFIALALVEVYRDIILDNNMDFTDIIKFFNEMAERHDVQHILRIARELVHKVQTLIENK, encoded by the exons GCTCCATTGAGGCTTGCTTAAGCCACCTGTTGAAGCGAAGAGCGGCGGGATTCCTCCGCAGCGATAAGATCGCCGCCCTCTTCACCAAGATCGGCAAGGTGAACACCACAGCGAGTGAGATCTGCCGCAAAGTACAAGAACAGCTACAGCAGCAGGCCGAAATCACCAG GAGAACCCAGAGCACAGGACAGGAGCCCCTCCGGAGGCAGGGTTCCTCTGCCGGCCGAGCGCCTCAGCCCCTCTCTGCACAGGCCATCAAGCACATATGGGTCCGCACGGCCCTCTTTGAGAAAGTTCTGGACAAAATACTGCAGTATATTGTGGATAATGCAAG taaGTATTATGAAAAGGAGGCCCTCATGCACGACTCTGTGTTTGGCCCGATACTGGCGGCACTGCTGG TCGGGCCTTGCGCTCTGGAATACACTAAGCTCAAGACGTCGGATCATTTCTGGACAGACCCGTCAGCAAATGAGCTGGTCCAGAGGCATCGCATTCACGGGGCCCACAGGGGCCAAGAAGTGTCCCCGGGCCGCAGGCCTGCACTTGGG ATCCGAAAGCGTCAGTCCTCTGGAAGCATGTCTGAGGACAAGTTTGCGGCCTCGGCGAGAGAGTACGTTGAATCCCTGCACCAAAACTCACGCATTAACTTGCTCTACGGAAAAAACAATGTACTCGTTCAACCG AAGAAGGAAATGGAAGTGCTGCGTGGTTACCTGTCTCTTCATCAGACGGCCGAAACACTCACACTAAAGTGGACgcccaatcagctaatcaatggCACTCTGGGAGACTGTGACTTGGAGAAGAG TATTTACTGGGACTACGCTTTGAGTGTGCCTTTAAGACAGATCGTCTGCATTCATTGTCACCAGCGCC CGGACTGTGGAGGTACTCTGGTGTTAGTAAGTCAGGATGGGATCCAGCGGCCTCCTCTGCATTTTCCTCCTGGGGGCCACCTGCTGGCTTTCCTGTCCTGTTTGGAGACAGGTTTACTGCCCCGGGGTCAGCTTGAGCCCCCACTCTGGTCCCAGAAGGGCAAG GGTAAAGTCTTCCCTAAGCTCCGTAAGAGGAACAGCACAGCCCGTTTATTGGATCAGGATGGAGATGGCGAGGAGCAGATCGCTGCAGACTTTGTGTTTCGCATCGTCTATCCAGGGCACCGTCAAGACTCAA CAGTCACTATAAACTACCACCACACCACGGGCAGTCGTGCGCCCTCTCTGGATgacgatgaggaggaggaagatagACTTCACGCTATGATCTCTATGATCTGCTCACGGAACCTCACAGATCCTAATGCCATGAAAG ACCACGGGGACATGATGCAGGAGATGCAGGCTTTTGGCGGCAGCCCGTTGTCATGGCAGCAGGGCGAGTGCACCAGTCATATGTCATCTTGTCTGTCCTGCTCCACTGGGGGCAGCATCGCTTCCGTCGAGCTTCCAGAGAGCTGTACCTGCATGCATGACCG TATTCCACTGAAGACGCTGTGCCAAAATATGAAGAGACAGATTGTGTCTCGAGCGTTTTATGGCT GGCTGGGCTACTGTCGGCACCTGTCCACTGTGAGGACGCACCTTTCAGCACTGGTCAACCACAACATTGTCCCTCCGGACAAGCCCAGTGAAGCCTCTGGAGGGCTCAGCAAAGATGTGTGGAGTAAATATCAGAAAGACTGTAAG AATTATAAGGAGCTGGAGCTGCTGAGGTTGGTTTACTATGGAGGGGTGGAGCATGAGATCAGGAAGGAGGTGTGGCCATTTCTGCTGGGCCACTACAAGTTTGGGATGGGCAAGAAAGACATGGCTCAG ATTGACGAGAAGATCACAGCAAGGTATCAGCAGGTGATGCGGGAGTGGAAGGCATGTGAGGTCATTGTGAAGCAGCGGGAAAAAGAGATGCAGTCGGCCATCTTTGCCAAGTTGTCGTCAGGGAGCAGTATAGACAGCCACGTCCTCCGACTCATCCATAGGGACTCCACCATTAGCAACGAG GTATTCATGTCTGTGGATGAGCCTGACGCAGGGGGTCACAACACCTCATGTGAGGGAGGAAGTACTCCCACCTTAACCACTGTGGTTACCCCAGCCATGTTAGCTCCAGACGAGAGGCCTCTGGTGGAGTTTGACTCTCCAGACTCAGGCCTGCCCTCCTCCAGGAACTACTCTGTAGCATCTGGACATTCCCAAATCATGTCCAGCATCGATGACGGACAGAGCATGGAGGAGGACACTACACCCACTGGGGTACTGGAGGAGCAGGGTGGACGGGACTCCCTGAGTGAGGACAAACTCTGCAGTCAGCTGGACAAACTCACAACCACTACTGAGGGCACGCCACCATCCTTCTCCTCTTATACG ATTGAGCTGTTGGACAAGGTGGCTCTGAACCTGCACAGAATAGACAAAGACGTCCAGCGCTGCGATCGTAACTACTATTACTTCACTACCAGCAACCTGGAGAAACTGCGAAACATCATGTGCAG TTACGTGTGGGAACATCTGGAGATTGGCTATGTGCAAGGCATGTGTGACCTTCTAGCTCCACTGATGGTCATTCTGGATGATG AGTGCTTGGCCTACAGCTGTTTCACTCAGCTAATGAAAAGGATGAGTCAGAATTTCCCTACCGGAGGAGCCATGGACAATCATTTCGCCAATATGAGGTCACTAATACAG atccTTGACTCAGAATTGTTTGAGCTTATGCAgcagaatggagattacacccaTTTCTACTTCTGCTACCGCTGGTTCCTCCTGGACTTCAAAAGAG aGCTACTCTATGAGGATGTGTTTGCCGTCTGGGAGGTCATCTGGGTCGCCCCTCGCATCTCCTCTAAACACGTTGTCCTGTTCATTGCACTGGCCTTGGTGGAGGTGTACAGGGACATTATCCTGGACAACAACATGGACTTCACTGATATCATCAAGTTCTTTAACG AGATGGCCGAGCGCCACGACGTGCAGCACATCCTCCGAATAGCGCGGGAGCTGGTACACAAGGTGCAGACCCTTATCGAGAACAAGTGA
- the LOC113115135 gene encoding small G protein signaling modulator 2 isoform X2: MGSTTDEEFKEKLLWNVKREVKQIMEEAVTKKFVHEDSSHVIALCSSIEACLSHLLKRRAAGFLRSDKIAALFTKIGKVNTTASEICRKVQEQLQQQAEITRRTQSTGQEPLRRQGSSAGRAPQPLSAQAIKHIWVRTALFEKVLDKILQYIVDNASKYYEKEALMHDSVFGPILAALLVGPCALEYTKLKTSDHFWTDPSANELVQRHRIHGAHRGQEVSPGRRPALGIRKRQSSGSMSEDKFAASAREYVESLHQNSRINLLYGKNNVLVQPKKEMEVLRGYLSLHQTAETLTLKWTPNQLINGTLGDCDLEKSIYWDYALSVPLRQIVCIHCHQRPDCGGTLVLVSQDGIQRPPLHFPPGGHLLAFLSCLETGLLPRGQLEPPLWSQKGKGKVFPKLRKRNSTARLLDQDGDGEEQIAADFVFRIVYPGHRQDSITINYHHTTGSRAPSLDDDEEEEDRLHAMISMICSRNLTDPNAMKVDHGDMMQEMQAFGGSPLSWQQGECTSHMSSCLSCSTGGSIASVELPESCTCMHDRIPLKTLCQNMKRQIVSRAFYGWLGYCRHLSTVRTHLSALVNHNIVPPDKPSEASGGLSKDVWSKYQKDCKNYKELELLRLVYYGGVEHEIRKEVWPFLLGHYKFGMGKKDMAQIDEKITARYQQVMREWKACEVIVKQREKEMQSAIFAKLSSGSSIDSHVLRLIHRDSTISNEVFMSVDEPDAGGHNTSCEGGSTPTLTTVVTPAMLAPDERPLVEFDSPDSGLPSSRNYSVASGHSQIMSSIDDGQSMEEDTTPTGVLEEQGGRDSLSEDKLCSQLDKLTTTTEGTPPSFSSYTIELLDKVALNLHRIDKDVQRCDRNYYYFTTSNLEKLRNIMCSYVWEHLEIGYVQGMCDLLAPLMVILDDECLAYSCFTQLMKRMSQNFPTGGAMDNHFANMRSLIQILDSELFELMQQNGDYTHFYFCYRWFLLDFKRELLYEDVFAVWEVIWVAPRISSKHVVLFIALALVEVYRDIILDNNMDFTDIIKFFNEMAERHDVQHILRIARELVHKVQTLIENK, from the exons GCTCCATTGAGGCTTGCTTAAGCCACCTGTTGAAGCGAAGAGCGGCGGGATTCCTCCGCAGCGATAAGATCGCCGCCCTCTTCACCAAGATCGGCAAGGTGAACACCACAGCGAGTGAGATCTGCCGCAAAGTACAAGAACAGCTACAGCAGCAGGCCGAAATCACCAG GAGAACCCAGAGCACAGGACAGGAGCCCCTCCGGAGGCAGGGTTCCTCTGCCGGCCGAGCGCCTCAGCCCCTCTCTGCACAGGCCATCAAGCACATATGGGTCCGCACGGCCCTCTTTGAGAAAGTTCTGGACAAAATACTGCAGTATATTGTGGATAATGCAAG taaGTATTATGAAAAGGAGGCCCTCATGCACGACTCTGTGTTTGGCCCGATACTGGCGGCACTGCTGG TCGGGCCTTGCGCTCTGGAATACACTAAGCTCAAGACGTCGGATCATTTCTGGACAGACCCGTCAGCAAATGAGCTGGTCCAGAGGCATCGCATTCACGGGGCCCACAGGGGCCAAGAAGTGTCCCCGGGCCGCAGGCCTGCACTTGGG ATCCGAAAGCGTCAGTCCTCTGGAAGCATGTCTGAGGACAAGTTTGCGGCCTCGGCGAGAGAGTACGTTGAATCCCTGCACCAAAACTCACGCATTAACTTGCTCTACGGAAAAAACAATGTACTCGTTCAACCG AAGAAGGAAATGGAAGTGCTGCGTGGTTACCTGTCTCTTCATCAGACGGCCGAAACACTCACACTAAAGTGGACgcccaatcagctaatcaatggCACTCTGGGAGACTGTGACTTGGAGAAGAG TATTTACTGGGACTACGCTTTGAGTGTGCCTTTAAGACAGATCGTCTGCATTCATTGTCACCAGCGCC CGGACTGTGGAGGTACTCTGGTGTTAGTAAGTCAGGATGGGATCCAGCGGCCTCCTCTGCATTTTCCTCCTGGGGGCCACCTGCTGGCTTTCCTGTCCTGTTTGGAGACAGGTTTACTGCCCCGGGGTCAGCTTGAGCCCCCACTCTGGTCCCAGAAGGGCAAG GGTAAAGTCTTCCCTAAGCTCCGTAAGAGGAACAGCACAGCCCGTTTATTGGATCAGGATGGAGATGGCGAGGAGCAGATCGCTGCAGACTTTGTGTTTCGCATCGTCTATCCAGGGCACCGTCAAGACTCAA TCACTATAAACTACCACCACACCACGGGCAGTCGTGCGCCCTCTCTGGATgacgatgaggaggaggaagatagACTTCACGCTATGATCTCTATGATCTGCTCACGGAACCTCACAGATCCTAATGCCATGAAAG TAGACCACGGGGACATGATGCAGGAGATGCAGGCTTTTGGCGGCAGCCCGTTGTCATGGCAGCAGGGCGAGTGCACCAGTCATATGTCATCTTGTCTGTCCTGCTCCACTGGGGGCAGCATCGCTTCCGTCGAGCTTCCAGAGAGCTGTACCTGCATGCATGACCG TATTCCACTGAAGACGCTGTGCCAAAATATGAAGAGACAGATTGTGTCTCGAGCGTTTTATGGCT GGCTGGGCTACTGTCGGCACCTGTCCACTGTGAGGACGCACCTTTCAGCACTGGTCAACCACAACATTGTCCCTCCGGACAAGCCCAGTGAAGCCTCTGGAGGGCTCAGCAAAGATGTGTGGAGTAAATATCAGAAAGACTGTAAG AATTATAAGGAGCTGGAGCTGCTGAGGTTGGTTTACTATGGAGGGGTGGAGCATGAGATCAGGAAGGAGGTGTGGCCATTTCTGCTGGGCCACTACAAGTTTGGGATGGGCAAGAAAGACATGGCTCAG ATTGACGAGAAGATCACAGCAAGGTATCAGCAGGTGATGCGGGAGTGGAAGGCATGTGAGGTCATTGTGAAGCAGCGGGAAAAAGAGATGCAGTCGGCCATCTTTGCCAAGTTGTCGTCAGGGAGCAGTATAGACAGCCACGTCCTCCGACTCATCCATAGGGACTCCACCATTAGCAACGAG GTATTCATGTCTGTGGATGAGCCTGACGCAGGGGGTCACAACACCTCATGTGAGGGAGGAAGTACTCCCACCTTAACCACTGTGGTTACCCCAGCCATGTTAGCTCCAGACGAGAGGCCTCTGGTGGAGTTTGACTCTCCAGACTCAGGCCTGCCCTCCTCCAGGAACTACTCTGTAGCATCTGGACATTCCCAAATCATGTCCAGCATCGATGACGGACAGAGCATGGAGGAGGACACTACACCCACTGGGGTACTGGAGGAGCAGGGTGGACGGGACTCCCTGAGTGAGGACAAACTCTGCAGTCAGCTGGACAAACTCACAACCACTACTGAGGGCACGCCACCATCCTTCTCCTCTTATACG ATTGAGCTGTTGGACAAGGTGGCTCTGAACCTGCACAGAATAGACAAAGACGTCCAGCGCTGCGATCGTAACTACTATTACTTCACTACCAGCAACCTGGAGAAACTGCGAAACATCATGTGCAG TTACGTGTGGGAACATCTGGAGATTGGCTATGTGCAAGGCATGTGTGACCTTCTAGCTCCACTGATGGTCATTCTGGATGATG AGTGCTTGGCCTACAGCTGTTTCACTCAGCTAATGAAAAGGATGAGTCAGAATTTCCCTACCGGAGGAGCCATGGACAATCATTTCGCCAATATGAGGTCACTAATACAG atccTTGACTCAGAATTGTTTGAGCTTATGCAgcagaatggagattacacccaTTTCTACTTCTGCTACCGCTGGTTCCTCCTGGACTTCAAAAGAG aGCTACTCTATGAGGATGTGTTTGCCGTCTGGGAGGTCATCTGGGTCGCCCCTCGCATCTCCTCTAAACACGTTGTCCTGTTCATTGCACTGGCCTTGGTGGAGGTGTACAGGGACATTATCCTGGACAACAACATGGACTTCACTGATATCATCAAGTTCTTTAACG AGATGGCCGAGCGCCACGACGTGCAGCACATCCTCCGAATAGCGCGGGAGCTGGTACACAAGGTGCAGACCCTTATCGAGAACAAGTGA
- the LOC113115135 gene encoding small G protein signaling modulator 2 isoform X4, with the protein MGSTTDEEFKEKLLWNVKREVKQIMEEAVTKKFVHEDSSHVIALCSSIEACLSHLLKRRAAGFLRSDKIAALFTKIGKVNTTASEICRKVQEQLQQQAEITRRTQSTGQEPLRRQGSSAGRAPQPLSAQAIKHIWVRTALFEKVLDKILQYIVDNASKYYEKEALMHDSVFGPILAALLVGPCALEYTKLKTSDHFWTDPSANELVQRHRIHGAHRGQEVSPGRRPALGIRKRQSSGSMSEDKFAASAREYVESLHQNSRINLLYGKNNVLVQPKKEMEVLRGYLSLHQTAETLTLKWTPNQLINGTLGDCDLEKSIYWDYALSVPLRQIVCIHCHQRPDCGGTLVLVSQDGIQRPPLHFPPGGHLLAFLSCLETGLLPRGQLEPPLWSQKGKGKVFPKLRKRNSTARLLDQDGDGEEQIAADFVFRIVYPGHRQDSITINYHHTTGSRAPSLDDDEEEEDRLHAMISMICSRNLTDPNAMKDHGDMMQEMQAFGGSPLSWQQGECTSHMSSCLSCSTGGSIASVELPESCTCMHDRIPLKTLCQNMKRQIVSRAFYGWLGYCRHLSTVRTHLSALVNHNIVPPDKPSEASGGLSKDVWSKYQKDCKNYKELELLRLVYYGGVEHEIRKEVWPFLLGHYKFGMGKKDMAQIDEKITARYQQVMREWKACEVIVKQREKEMQSAIFAKLSSGSSIDSHVLRLIHRDSTISNEVFMSVDEPDAGGHNTSCEGGSTPTLTTVVTPAMLAPDERPLVEFDSPDSGLPSSRNYSVASGHSQIMSSIDDGQSMEEDTTPTGVLEEQGGRDSLSEDKLCSQLDKLTTTTEGTPPSFSSYTIELLDKVALNLHRIDKDVQRCDRNYYYFTTSNLEKLRNIMCSYVWEHLEIGYVQGMCDLLAPLMVILDDECLAYSCFTQLMKRMSQNFPTGGAMDNHFANMRSLIQILDSELFELMQQNGDYTHFYFCYRWFLLDFKRELLYEDVFAVWEVIWVAPRISSKHVVLFIALALVEVYRDIILDNNMDFTDIIKFFNEMAERHDVQHILRIARELVHKVQTLIENK; encoded by the exons GCTCCATTGAGGCTTGCTTAAGCCACCTGTTGAAGCGAAGAGCGGCGGGATTCCTCCGCAGCGATAAGATCGCCGCCCTCTTCACCAAGATCGGCAAGGTGAACACCACAGCGAGTGAGATCTGCCGCAAAGTACAAGAACAGCTACAGCAGCAGGCCGAAATCACCAG GAGAACCCAGAGCACAGGACAGGAGCCCCTCCGGAGGCAGGGTTCCTCTGCCGGCCGAGCGCCTCAGCCCCTCTCTGCACAGGCCATCAAGCACATATGGGTCCGCACGGCCCTCTTTGAGAAAGTTCTGGACAAAATACTGCAGTATATTGTGGATAATGCAAG taaGTATTATGAAAAGGAGGCCCTCATGCACGACTCTGTGTTTGGCCCGATACTGGCGGCACTGCTGG TCGGGCCTTGCGCTCTGGAATACACTAAGCTCAAGACGTCGGATCATTTCTGGACAGACCCGTCAGCAAATGAGCTGGTCCAGAGGCATCGCATTCACGGGGCCCACAGGGGCCAAGAAGTGTCCCCGGGCCGCAGGCCTGCACTTGGG ATCCGAAAGCGTCAGTCCTCTGGAAGCATGTCTGAGGACAAGTTTGCGGCCTCGGCGAGAGAGTACGTTGAATCCCTGCACCAAAACTCACGCATTAACTTGCTCTACGGAAAAAACAATGTACTCGTTCAACCG AAGAAGGAAATGGAAGTGCTGCGTGGTTACCTGTCTCTTCATCAGACGGCCGAAACACTCACACTAAAGTGGACgcccaatcagctaatcaatggCACTCTGGGAGACTGTGACTTGGAGAAGAG TATTTACTGGGACTACGCTTTGAGTGTGCCTTTAAGACAGATCGTCTGCATTCATTGTCACCAGCGCC CGGACTGTGGAGGTACTCTGGTGTTAGTAAGTCAGGATGGGATCCAGCGGCCTCCTCTGCATTTTCCTCCTGGGGGCCACCTGCTGGCTTTCCTGTCCTGTTTGGAGACAGGTTTACTGCCCCGGGGTCAGCTTGAGCCCCCACTCTGGTCCCAGAAGGGCAAG GGTAAAGTCTTCCCTAAGCTCCGTAAGAGGAACAGCACAGCCCGTTTATTGGATCAGGATGGAGATGGCGAGGAGCAGATCGCTGCAGACTTTGTGTTTCGCATCGTCTATCCAGGGCACCGTCAAGACTCAA TCACTATAAACTACCACCACACCACGGGCAGTCGTGCGCCCTCTCTGGATgacgatgaggaggaggaagatagACTTCACGCTATGATCTCTATGATCTGCTCACGGAACCTCACAGATCCTAATGCCATGAAAG ACCACGGGGACATGATGCAGGAGATGCAGGCTTTTGGCGGCAGCCCGTTGTCATGGCAGCAGGGCGAGTGCACCAGTCATATGTCATCTTGTCTGTCCTGCTCCACTGGGGGCAGCATCGCTTCCGTCGAGCTTCCAGAGAGCTGTACCTGCATGCATGACCG TATTCCACTGAAGACGCTGTGCCAAAATATGAAGAGACAGATTGTGTCTCGAGCGTTTTATGGCT GGCTGGGCTACTGTCGGCACCTGTCCACTGTGAGGACGCACCTTTCAGCACTGGTCAACCACAACATTGTCCCTCCGGACAAGCCCAGTGAAGCCTCTGGAGGGCTCAGCAAAGATGTGTGGAGTAAATATCAGAAAGACTGTAAG AATTATAAGGAGCTGGAGCTGCTGAGGTTGGTTTACTATGGAGGGGTGGAGCATGAGATCAGGAAGGAGGTGTGGCCATTTCTGCTGGGCCACTACAAGTTTGGGATGGGCAAGAAAGACATGGCTCAG ATTGACGAGAAGATCACAGCAAGGTATCAGCAGGTGATGCGGGAGTGGAAGGCATGTGAGGTCATTGTGAAGCAGCGGGAAAAAGAGATGCAGTCGGCCATCTTTGCCAAGTTGTCGTCAGGGAGCAGTATAGACAGCCACGTCCTCCGACTCATCCATAGGGACTCCACCATTAGCAACGAG GTATTCATGTCTGTGGATGAGCCTGACGCAGGGGGTCACAACACCTCATGTGAGGGAGGAAGTACTCCCACCTTAACCACTGTGGTTACCCCAGCCATGTTAGCTCCAGACGAGAGGCCTCTGGTGGAGTTTGACTCTCCAGACTCAGGCCTGCCCTCCTCCAGGAACTACTCTGTAGCATCTGGACATTCCCAAATCATGTCCAGCATCGATGACGGACAGAGCATGGAGGAGGACACTACACCCACTGGGGTACTGGAGGAGCAGGGTGGACGGGACTCCCTGAGTGAGGACAAACTCTGCAGTCAGCTGGACAAACTCACAACCACTACTGAGGGCACGCCACCATCCTTCTCCTCTTATACG ATTGAGCTGTTGGACAAGGTGGCTCTGAACCTGCACAGAATAGACAAAGACGTCCAGCGCTGCGATCGTAACTACTATTACTTCACTACCAGCAACCTGGAGAAACTGCGAAACATCATGTGCAG TTACGTGTGGGAACATCTGGAGATTGGCTATGTGCAAGGCATGTGTGACCTTCTAGCTCCACTGATGGTCATTCTGGATGATG AGTGCTTGGCCTACAGCTGTTTCACTCAGCTAATGAAAAGGATGAGTCAGAATTTCCCTACCGGAGGAGCCATGGACAATCATTTCGCCAATATGAGGTCACTAATACAG atccTTGACTCAGAATTGTTTGAGCTTATGCAgcagaatggagattacacccaTTTCTACTTCTGCTACCGCTGGTTCCTCCTGGACTTCAAAAGAG aGCTACTCTATGAGGATGTGTTTGCCGTCTGGGAGGTCATCTGGGTCGCCCCTCGCATCTCCTCTAAACACGTTGTCCTGTTCATTGCACTGGCCTTGGTGGAGGTGTACAGGGACATTATCCTGGACAACAACATGGACTTCACTGATATCATCAAGTTCTTTAACG AGATGGCCGAGCGCCACGACGTGCAGCACATCCTCCGAATAGCGCGGGAGCTGGTACACAAGGTGCAGACCCTTATCGAGAACAAGTGA